A genomic segment from Aquila chrysaetos chrysaetos unplaced genomic scaffold, bAquChr1.4, whole genome shotgun sequence encodes:
- the LOC115337966 gene encoding formin-like protein 16 — MRRRGRSRRANAGLPHAQDGACAREARPHGWSGSGRSGKPAENHAKPATLLSLSRSDSGGRGGGSSEDYAAPESHAAARPPSPRKLQLPACPGRQPALLPDPAGTPLPFPPTPTPAQPQSPPSPQRGSVQLWRAPAAAAPARRGPAAAPWSDTDPLCPPRGFPRDPPGRLRSPRHGARARPPPLGRRAPSPPGGAVAISLTARTWGSSSPGPQLWYRKAAIKL; from the exons ATGCGCCGGAGGGGCCGGAGCCGGCGCGCGAACGCCGGGCTGCCCCACGCGCAGGACGGCGCATGCGCCCGGGAGGCGCGTCCGCACGGCTGGTCGGGGAGCGGGCGCAGCGGGAAGCCCGCGGAAAACCACGCGAAACCGGCGACGCTCCTGAGTCTGAGCCGGTCGGACtccgggggccgcggcggcggcagcagcgagGACTACGCCGCGCCCGAGAGCCACGCTGCTGCCCGGCCGCCGAGTCCGCGAAAACTACAGCTCCCGGCATGCCCCGGGAGGCAGCCCGCCCTGCTGCCTGACCCCGCGGGGACGCCGCTTCCGTTTCCGCCCACCCCCACGCCGGCGCAGCCGCAGTCCCCGCCGAGCCCCCAGCGCGGCTCCGTGCAGCTCTggcgcgctcccgccgccgccgctccggcacggcgcggcc CCGCTGCCGCTCCGTGGTCCGACACGGACCCGCTCTGTCCTCCTCGGGGTTTTCCCCGGGACCCGCCCGGGCGATTGCGCAGCCCCCGCCACGGGGCCCGCgcccgacccccccccctcggCCGACGTGCTCCCAGCCCCCCT GGAGGGGCCGTCGCCATCAGCCTCACTGCCCGCACCTggggctcctccagccccggccCGCAGCTGTGGTACCGAAAAGCCGCAATCAAACTCTGA